Genomic DNA from Neisseria lisongii:
ACCGCTGCTCCACGCACCCGTAAAACAGCGAAAAAAGACAGCCAGTAATCTGCGATAAACAGTCTGACTGAATAAAACAAGCCGTCTGAAAACCAAGTTTTCAGACGGCTTGTTTCGCTATATATATTTTCAGACAGCTTGGGTAAAATTAACGTATAGTGAATTCACTGAATAATTCATACGTTTTTTAAACAGGGCGTAAGTTGGGTCGAGACCCAACATTATTTAAAAACCTTGAAACATAAGATTTTGTTGGGTTACGATCGTACCTCGCTACCCACAACCTGCGCCTGCTTTTGTATGGAAAATTCGATGTTTGAACTATAGAATTAATTTTATCAATCCAACTTTAAATATCCATCGCAACCCAGTCTTTATCTTTCACAGGCGGTAGCCACGCTTGATCTTGACCGCACAGATACCATAAGCGATCGGGCATACCGTACTGATCTGCTCGGCTTAAATCTAAGACGGTGATGATTTTATCCTGCTCGCCGTTTTTCATCAGTGTGGCAAAATTCGGGTTCATCATCACGGTTTTGCCCACGGCGATCAGTTCCGCCCAGCCCGTTTGATAGGCGTTCAGCACATCATCGGCACTGAACAGACTACCCACGCCGATCAGCGGTAATTTGCCGTTAATCCGTTCGTGAATAAGCTTAATTCGCTCAAGGTTCGTGTCCGCCCCACGTTTGGCTTTTTTGTAGAAATCCCACAATGAAACGTGCAAGTATTGCAACGGCTTATCCAGCAAGGCATCAATTAAGCTGAAACAATCGCTCATCGTCAAACCATCGTCGCCCGCTTCTTCTGGGCTGAAACGATAGCCGATAATAAAATCAGGGCGTTGCAGTTGTTCACGCACAGCACTTACGGCATCCACAACCGCAAGCGGAAACGCCAAACGCTCGCCCCAGCGATCTTGACGGCGGTTGCTTTGTGCCGAATAGAACTGCTGGATTAAATAGCCATTCGCCCCGTGGATTTCCACGCCGTCAAACCCCGCTTGAATGGCAAGTTTTGTCGCATTGGCAAAGGCTTGCACCAAATCGGCAACTTCTTGCTCGGTCAAGGCTCGCACGCCTTCGCTTGCGGACGGTGCAACCACGTCATCATTCAATTCTGGCAGGGAACGATTACCGCCGTGATGAATTTGCAACACCGCTTTTGCCCCTTGCGATTTGATGATCTCGGCAACTTCCTGCAAGCTAGGCAAATCTTTTTCGCCCACGGCTTCAGGTTGCCCGTGAAATGCCTTACCGCCTTTGGCAACTAACGTCGCCGCAGTAATAAATAACCCGAAATCTTCGGCACGGTTGGCAATAAATTTGCGTTCCTGTTCGCCCAACGAGCCATCATCATTTGAACCCAAATGGGTCATCGGTGCGACCACTAAGCGGTTTTTTAGGCTCACACCATTATTAAAGGTTAAGGGTTGGAAGAGAGGTTGATAGTTGTTCATTTGCTTTCCTTATTATGAAGCGTACAAGCGGTCAAAAATCTTAAATTTTCTGCAAAAATGCCGTCTGAAAACCACGTTCAGACGGCATTATTTTATAAAACTGCTTTATAACTTGCTAATGTATCATCCGCCATTTTGGTTAAAAATGCGGTATCTGCACCAACGCCAAGGAACGTTACGCCCATTTCGGCATAATGTTTGGCTTGCTCTGGGGTTGCAGCGATAGTGCCGACAGGCACGCCGAGTTCTTGAATACGTTTAATCGCATATTCCATTTTCTCTACCACTTCAGGATGGAAAATGTTCAAACCGTGTCCCATATCAACGGCGAGATCCACAGGTCCAAGGAAAATCGCTCCCACGCCCGGGGTTTTGACGATTGCGTCAAGGTTTTCCATCCCTTTTTTGCTTTCAATTTGCAACATAATCATTGTTTCGTTTTCAATGCGTTGCTGATAATCAGGGTAACGCCCAAAGCGTGAAGCACGCACCACGCCAGCCCCCATTCCACGATTACCACGAGATGGATAGCTCGCCCAGTACATAATTTGCTCGGCTTCTTCGCCACTTTCCACTTTCGGCACGATAATGTTTTGAATGCCCGCATCCATTAACTGTTTGAAAATGCCTGTTCCCGCTTCGGCAACACGCACCACTGGGGTCATTTCATAAGGGGCGATGGCACGAGCAACGTCTAAAATGGTTTGCACCGTATGCGGGCCGTGTTCGCCATCAATAAACAACCAGTCGTAATCCGTGGTTGCCAAGGCTTCCGCCACGTCAGCGGATGTGGTTTCCAAGCCCACACCAAACTGCATTTTGCCTGCTTCAACGTTATGTTTAAAACTATTGTGTAAAAAATCTTTAACTATTGCCATCGCATTTATCCTTATAAATCAAAAGAATTAACAACCTTAACGTGCAAACGCACATCTACGTTGCCACGGGTTGCGTTGGAATATGGGCAAACTTCGTGGGCACGGGTGATTAAGGTTTTGGCATCGGCTTCGCTCAAGCCTTCCACGGTGATGGTGATGTCTAAATCTAGGCTAAACGCACCGTCTGCTTTTTGACCGATCCCCACGCCAACGGTGGTTGAAGATTTAGTTGGTTTTAAGCCTAAGGTTGGGGCAACGTGGTTCATTGCACTGTCAAAGCACGCCGCATAGCCCATCGCAAATAACTGTTCTGGGTTAGTGCCGACTTTACCGCTTTCGTTTTGAAAGCCCACTAAATCAAAGCCGATTGAACCGTCATCCACTTGTGTACGTCCATCACGACCGCCAGTTGCTGTTGCGCTTGTTTGGTAAAAAATTTTCATAAT
This window encodes:
- a CDS encoding NADH-dependent flavin oxidoreductase; the protein is MNNYQPLFQPLTFNNGVSLKNRLVVAPMTHLGSNDDGSLGEQERKFIANRAEDFGLFITAATLVAKGGKAFHGQPEAVGEKDLPSLQEVAEIIKSQGAKAVLQIHHGGNRSLPELNDDVVAPSASEGVRALTEQEVADLVQAFANATKLAIQAGFDGVEIHGANGYLIQQFYSAQSNRRQDRWGERLAFPLAVVDAVSAVREQLQRPDFIIGYRFSPEEAGDDGLTMSDCFSLIDALLDKPLQYLHVSLWDFYKKAKRGADTNLERIKLIHERINGKLPLIGVGSLFSADDVLNAYQTGWAELIAVGKTVMMNPNFATLMKNGEQDKIITVLDLSRADQYGMPDRLWYLCGQDQAWLPPVKDKDWVAMDI
- a CDS encoding HpcH/HpaI aldolase family protein; protein product: MAIVKDFLHNSFKHNVEAGKMQFGVGLETTSADVAEALATTDYDWLFIDGEHGPHTVQTILDVARAIAPYEMTPVVRVAEAGTGIFKQLMDAGIQNIIVPKVESGEEAEQIMYWASYPSRGNRGMGAGVVRASRFGRYPDYQQRIENETMIMLQIESKKGMENLDAIVKTPGVGAIFLGPVDLAVDMGHGLNIFHPEVVEKMEYAIKRIQELGVPVGTIAATPEQAKHYAEMGVTFLGVGADTAFLTKMADDTLASYKAVL
- a CDS encoding organic hydroperoxide resistance protein; the encoded protein is MKIFYQTSATATGGRDGRTQVDDGSIGFDLVGFQNESGKVGTNPEQLFAMGYAACFDSAMNHVAPTLGLKPTKSSTTVGVGIGQKADGAFSLDLDITITVEGLSEADAKTLITRAHEVCPYSNATRGNVDVRLHVKVVNSFDL